DNA sequence from the Alkaliphilus metalliredigens QYMF genome:
CCGAATGATCCCTATGTCAATAAAGGATATGGACTATCTATTGCAAAACTTGGGGAAGTTGAAGAAGGTATAGTGTACTTGAAGAAAGCCATAAAGCTGTCAGATGAAAATTTTATGGACCCCTACTACGATCTTGCCGTGATATATATGGAGAACAACAAAAGAGAAGAAGCTATCTCAACTTTAGAAGAAGGCATGAGTAGATCCAATAAATTTACTAAAGATTGTAAGGTTTTATATGAAGAACTTGTACATTGTACCTTAATTCCAGGGGAGTAAAAATCTCTTCTGAATTAAAGCTCGTTTTATAGAGAAAAATTATAGTCTTGAATAGCATAAGATTATGAGTAGGCAACTCTACTAGGGGTGAGATATCAGTGATTATACAGGATAAGAAAGAAGAAACGTCAAATAAAATCCCAAGTGACTATGAAATCAAAAAGACTATATTTTTTGGGCTGCTTTTAACCAACGAAAAATATAACCTGACCATAAGGGAAACTCAAGTAATATTTGAAAAATATTATAGCAGTATTAATAACAACAAAATAGCCAGAAAATTAAATGTTTCACCACAAACGGTTAAAACCCATATCAAAAACATCTATAATAAACTAGGTGTTAATAGTTTAGAAGAATGCAAGGACTTGTTGAATGAAATATTAGGGAAAAGCCCAAAAAACTATGATAAGTATTTAAAGAGCTTTTTAGAGAAAGAGAAAAAAATTTCAAAGGAGGGGTAGAAAAATCACCCCTGTTTTTAGCCGGAGGGGGATGAATCTACCCCTTGATTTATGGTAAAATTTAGACAATAAGAAGAACTGCTTTAGATTCTATCTTAGATTGTAACTTCCTGTTATACATATTATTTCAAGCTGTTCCCATAGCTAAGTAAATAAGAAAACCTTTTGATGGGAGAAAAGGTTGTGTAGGACGGGGATTATAATATATAGAAACAAAAATACGGATTTACATAGTAAATATTTTGTTCAGAAGTTTACCGGGGAATCGATGGATGAAGTGTTGGTCTTTACTAAAGAAAGTGAATCTGAAAATTAAATTTAAAGGAGGAATTTGAAGATGCTAAAAGAGATGACACAGGAAGAATTGATGATCGTTGATGGTGGATGGAAAGATGCCATTTTTGAACGTGTGACTGGGGTAACCACAGATGAAGCAAAACGAGTCGTTGTAGATACCGTAATAGAAAACTTAAAAAATCCAAATGCAGTTAAACCTGTTAGGAGTGAACATAACTTTAGATATGGCGGCTGGTAAAATCTATAGTTTGATTAACAGAGAGGACATCGCTACTAGTAGGCGATGTCCTCTCTAAATCAAGGAAAGGAGAAAAGTTTTGAGGAATTTCATGAAATCTCTAGGATTGATTACACTTTTTATAGCAGTACCAAGGGTTTTACTTCATATTCTAATTAACGAGGCTGTTAAAACATTGGTACATAAAAATGAGTATATGGATATTAATGTTGCAAAAGATACAATTATTCAAGTAATGGATATGCTGACACCTATACTTATTATAATTAGTACAATACTATCATTTTTCGTGTACTATTTAGTGTGCAAAGTACAAAAAGAAGATATGTTTGACATATGCAATTTTTCCAAAATATCGGTTACAAAGACTATTGCTTTAGTTATTGTAGGAATTACTATGAACTTAGTACTTGGACTCGTTGCCTCATTCGTTTTTCGCATAGGCATTTTTGGAAAAGCACAAATGGAATACAGTATCATTTTAAAAGAACGAATGAACGGAGATTTTTTAGTAGACTTAATTACTGCAGGAATTAATGCTCCATTTATTGAAGAAATGCTATTTAGAGGATTAATTTTTAAAGAACTTAAAAAAAACATGTCCGTTGTATGTGCGGTAATAATACAAGCGATTTTATTCAGTATATACCATAGAGAGTTGATTCAAAGTATGGGTGCTTTTTTTGCTGGGGTTTTATTATGCTTAGTATATATATGGTTTAAGTCAATTTGGGCTCCCGTTATTATTCATATGACACATAATTTATTTGTTATAATAGTGTCAAATATAGCTGGTGATAGAGTGATGAGTAGTTATATTCCTTATATTTCATCAATAATATTAATTTTAACAATTGTATATATCTATAAAAATAGAATAGTTGAAGATAACATCCCTATGTGTTAGGATAATTGCTACTTTATTATTCTGTTTTAGAATTCAGATTTCCATGACATTCCTCAGCCAACTGATCTGACCACAGCAATAAATGTTCCAATGAAGATTCGTTTTTCAAGCGTGTGTTTGGTAATTCTTCAAATAGATACGTCAGATAATTGAATGGATTTAATCCGTTCAATTTAGGCGTTTCAATTATGCTATAGATTATGGCACTTCCCACTTGTAACTGGCAAGTGTTTTTGGAGAAATTTTGGCAAATAGTTTTCCATAGTAATTTCCAAATCTCTCCATACACTACTGCTTGTAATTTATCTTATAATCACTGAACTTTATTAAACGAATATTAGTTTTTATCTCTTATGACTTTTCTGATTTGCTCATAAATATCTTGCTCCGTATACTCGAAAATATGACCTTCATCATCTTCTACAGGAGATCCATACTCATTTAATAATTCCTGCTTTAAGCCATCAGAGATAGTTATCCTTCTGCTAAACAAATACTTTTTTAAATCTTTCTCTCTTAACAACATAATCACAATCGCCTCCTTCATCTATTAAAACAATGATTCTCGATGTTCTAATCTATAGCTCTTACCTGTCATATTAAATAGCTCACATCTGTAAGTGATTCTATCTAACACTGCCGTGGTTAAAGCGGGGTCCCCTAATAACTCGGTCCAATCTTCAAGCCCTTTGTTGGAGGTAATAATTAACGATGTTTGTTCATGAAGGGCTGATATTAATTGGAAAAACAAGTTCGCTTCTTCTCTTGATATGGGGAGGTAACCTAGCTCATCGATGATCAGAAGACTAGAAGATAAAACATTGTTGATTTTCCCTTTGCTTTTTCTTGATATCTCCTGTGTTTTTAAACAGTGCATCAGATTGTCCATGGTGGTGAAGCTAACCTTGTAGCCCATCTCTACAGCCTTGTACCCTAATGCAATACACAAGTGGCTTTTACCTACCCCTGGAGGGCCTAAAAGTATTAGATTATACATTCTATCTATCCAGTCCATCTC
Encoded proteins:
- a CDS encoding transposase domain-containing protein; translated protein: MYGEIWKLLWKTICQNFSKNTCQLQVGSAIIYSIIETPKLNGLNPFNYLTYLFEELPNTRLKNESSLEHLLLWSDQLAEECHGNLNSKTE
- a CDS encoding response regulator transcription factor; the encoded protein is MIIQDKKEETSNKIPSDYEIKKTIFFGLLLTNEKYNLTIRETQVIFEKYYSSINNNKIARKLNVSPQTVKTHIKNIYNKLGVNSLEECKDLLNEILGKSPKNYDKYLKSFLEKEKKISKEG
- the istB gene encoding IS21-like element helper ATPase IstB, which gives rise to MEKLESIKDHAKKLKLNYLNTNADSIVENADINNISYQNLLLSILENEVDLREKKAQERRVKAAGFPVLKTIEEFDLTFQRSITQRQINSLIEMDWIDRMYNLILLGPPGVGKSHLCIALGYKAVEMGYKVSFTTMDNLMHCLKTQEISRKSKGKINNVLSSSLLIIDELGYLPISREEANLFFQLISALHEQTSLIITSNKGLEDWTELLGDPALTTAVLDRITYRCELFNMTGKSYRLEHRESLF
- a CDS encoding CPBP family intramembrane glutamic endopeptidase; its protein translation is MKSLGLITLFIAVPRVLLHILINEAVKTLVHKNEYMDINVAKDTIIQVMDMLTPILIIISTILSFFVYYLVCKVQKEDMFDICNFSKISVTKTIALVIVGITMNLVLGLVASFVFRIGIFGKAQMEYSIILKERMNGDFLVDLITAGINAPFIEEMLFRGLIFKELKKNMSVVCAVIIQAILFSIYHRELIQSMGAFFAGVLLCLVYIWFKSIWAPVIIHMTHNLFVIIVSNIAGDRVMSSYIPYISSIILILTIVYIYKNRIVEDNIPMC